A window of the Verminephrobacter eiseniae EF01-2 genome harbors these coding sequences:
- a CDS encoding type I restriction-modification system subunit M → MNNSKETERAELHKTIWRIANDLRGSVDGWDFKTYVLGMLFYRFISENLTAYLNEQERNAGDPEFEYAALNDSGAEFGRAETVAEKGFYILPSHLFDNVRKQARLDANLNETLSRVFADIESSANGADSEDDFKGLFDDLDVNSSKLGPTVAKRNEKLVKLLDAIGDLPLTSAPGKFSDNTIDLFGDAYEYLMQMYASTAGKSGGEFYTPQEVSELLARITVVGKTEINKVYDPACGSGSLLLKFAKVLGHDAVRQGFFGQEINLTTFNLCRINMFLHDVNYEKFNVAHGDTLTDPAHWDDEPFEAIVSNPPYSIRWDGDANPLLINDPRFAPAGVLAPKSKADLAFTMHILSWLAVNGTAAIVEFPGVLYRGGAEQKIRQYLIDNNYVDTVIQLPPDLFFGTTIATCIIVLKKSKRDNATLFVDASAEFMRSGNKNKLTDAHQQKILDAYIERRNIDHFARLVENGDIAENGYNIAVSSYVAQADNSVAVDIQALNAKIARIVGRQAELRTQIDAIVADLEGETA, encoded by the coding sequence ATGAATAACAGCAAAGAAACAGAGCGAGCAGAACTCCACAAAACTATCTGGCGTATCGCCAATGATCTGCGCGGGAGCGTGGACGGCTGGGATTTCAAGACCTATGTGCTCGGCATGTTGTTCTACCGCTTTATCTCGGAGAACCTTACCGCCTACCTGAACGAGCAAGAACGCAACGCGGGAGATCCCGAATTTGAATACGCCGCGCTCAACGATTCTGGTGCCGAATTCGGTCGAGCCGAAACTGTGGCAGAAAAGGGTTTCTACATCCTACCCTCACACCTCTTCGACAACGTGCGCAAGCAGGCCCGACTTGACGCCAACCTCAATGAGACCCTCAGCCGAGTATTTGCCGACATCGAAAGCTCCGCTAACGGTGCGGACAGCGAGGACGACTTCAAGGGTCTCTTCGACGACCTCGACGTCAACAGCAGCAAGCTCGGGCCTACGGTGGCCAAGCGCAACGAAAAGCTGGTGAAGCTGCTCGACGCCATCGGTGACTTGCCCCTGACCAGCGCACCCGGCAAGTTTTCGGACAACACCATCGACCTTTTCGGCGATGCCTACGAATACCTGATGCAGATGTACGCCTCGACCGCTGGAAAATCCGGTGGAGAGTTCTACACCCCGCAAGAGGTCTCCGAACTGCTGGCTCGCATCACCGTGGTTGGCAAAACCGAGATCAACAAGGTATACGACCCGGCCTGCGGCTCCGGCTCGCTGTTGCTCAAGTTCGCCAAGGTACTGGGACACGATGCGGTGCGCCAGGGCTTCTTTGGCCAGGAAATCAACCTCACCACCTTCAACCTGTGCCGGATCAACATGTTCCTGCACGACGTGAATTACGAAAAATTCAACGTCGCCCACGGCGACACCCTCACCGACCCGGCCCACTGGGACGATGAACCCTTCGAGGCCATCGTCTCCAATCCGCCGTACTCGATCAGATGGGACGGCGACGCGAACCCCTTGCTCATCAACGACCCGCGCTTCGCGCCCGCTGGTGTGCTGGCACCCAAGAGCAAGGCCGACCTCGCCTTCACCATGCACATTCTGAGCTGGCTGGCGGTCAACGGCACGGCGGCGATTGTTGAATTCCCCGGCGTGCTTTATCGCGGCGGCGCAGAGCAGAAAATCCGGCAGTACCTGATCGATAACAACTACGTCGATACCGTTATCCAGTTGCCGCCTGATCTTTTCTTTGGCACCACGATCGCGACCTGCATCATCGTGCTGAAAAAATCCAAGCGTGACAATGCCACGCTCTTTGTCGATGCCAGCGCCGAGTTCATGCGCAGCGGCAACAAGAACAAACTGACAGACGCTCACCAGCAGAAGATTCTGGATGCCTACATCGAGCGCAGAAACATAGATCACTTCGCCCGGCTGGTGGAAAACGGCGACATTGCAGAAAACGGCTACAACATCGCCGTCTCATCCTATGTCGCGCAGGCCGATAACAGCGTGGCGGTGGATATCCAGGCGCTCAATGCCAAGATCGCCCGCATCGTGGGGCGGCAGGCGGAGTTGCGAACGCAGATCGATGCCATCGTCGCGGACCTGGAAGGAGAAACGGCATGA
- a CDS encoding DUF262 domain-containing protein, producing MAKTLEAHDKLIREIFEGSYQFEIPDYQRPYAWTTEQAEELFDNLVSAMQDARTSGTASQYFLGSIVLIKNDREPKSSLHVRKNPAASNYDFATKKNVYFKGKGTASPFILTQEVRSEGAWTPAMLNDRQKRLVGVLERHWELEVPPTESVSKAPDTTTASQGQA from the coding sequence ATGGCCAAGACACTTGAAGCGCACGACAAGCTGATCCGGGAGATTTTCGAGGGCAGCTACCAGTTCGAAATCCCGGACTACCAGCGCCCCTACGCCTGGACAACCGAGCAAGCGGAGGAACTGTTCGATAACCTCGTGTCGGCGATGCAGGATGCGCGCACCTCCGGCACAGCCAGCCAGTATTTCTTGGGCAGCATCGTTCTCATCAAGAACGACAGGGAACCGAAGTCATCGCTGCACGTTCGCAAGAACCCGGCCGCCAGCAACTACGACTTCGCCACCAAGAAGAACGTGTACTTCAAGGGCAAAGGCACGGCGTCGCCCTTCATCCTGACGCAGGAAGTCCGGTCGGAGGGTGCCTGGACACCGGCGATGCTGAATGACCGGCAAAAGCGCCTCGTCGGCGTTCTTGAAAGGCACTGGGAACTTGAGGTGCCACCAACCGAATCAGTCAGCAAAGCGCCTGACACAACAACAGCTTCGCAGGGGCAGGCTTAA
- the rhuM gene encoding virulence RhuM family protein, whose protein sequence is MSKLPRGEIILYPRGDGSPSIEVHLEGDTVWLTQDQMADLFGRAKSTINEHIKNVFAERELVEEQVMRKFGNSEFSTKPTNVYNLDVIISVGYRVKSPQGTQFRIWATERLREYLVKGFAMDDARLKNLGGGNYWKELLDRVRDIRSSEKVLYRQVLDLYATSVDYNAKSEESTLFFKTVQNKLHYAAHGQTAAEVITARADAGKPFMGLLSFSGKQPTKNDIGIAKNYLDAGELKRLNTLVSAYFDAAEFRAQSRTPTYMKDWLAHLDRLIVALEAKTLEGLGSVSHQQATTHAENEYAKYRAQLVTEPSEVEATYLETVKRAQRKIEGKKKS, encoded by the coding sequence ATGAGTAAACTGCCCCGCGGTGAAATAATCCTTTATCCGCGCGGCGATGGTTCGCCGTCCATTGAAGTTCATCTTGAAGGAGACACTGTCTGGCTGACCCAAGACCAGATGGCGGATTTATTTGGCAGAGCCAAATCGACGATCAACGAGCACATTAAGAATGTTTTCGCAGAACGTGAGCTGGTTGAAGAACAGGTCATGAGAAAATTCGGAAATTCCGAATTTTCTACCAAACCAACCAATGTCTACAACCTGGATGTCATCATCTCCGTTGGCTACCGGGTGAAATCGCCGCAAGGCACCCAGTTTCGCATCTGGGCAACTGAGCGCTTGCGGGAATACCTTGTCAAGGGTTTCGCGATGGACGATGCCCGGCTAAAGAACCTTGGGGGTGGAAACTATTGGAAAGAGCTGCTTGACCGCGTTCGTGACATCCGCAGCAGTGAGAAGGTGCTCTATCGGCAAGTGCTTGATCTGTATGCCACCAGCGTAGATTACAATGCAAAAAGCGAGGAAAGCACGCTCTTTTTCAAGACAGTGCAAAATAAGTTGCACTATGCAGCCCACGGTCAAACTGCCGCCGAGGTGATCACTGCACGAGCAGATGCGGGAAAACCCTTCATGGGGCTACTCTCGTTCAGTGGCAAGCAACCAACAAAAAACGACATCGGCATTGCGAAAAACTATTTGGATGCGGGCGAGTTGAAACGCTTGAACACCTTGGTTTCAGCTTATTTTGATGCTGCCGAATTCCGTGCACAAAGCCGCACGCCTACCTACATGAAGGACTGGCTCGCACACCTTGATCGGCTGATCGTTGCGTTGGAAGCCAAGACGCTCGAAGGACTTGGCAGCGTCAGCCACCAGCAAGCCACCACCCATGCAGAAAACGAGTATGCAAAATATCGTGCGCAGTTGGTCACCGAACCTTCCGAAGTCGAAGCAACGTATCTGGAAACGGTGAAACGCGCGCAGCGCAAGATTGAGGGTAAGAAAAAATCATGA
- a CDS encoding MBL fold metallo-hydrolase: protein MSDGLEDIDAEVRPKLEYPFDAPPERGRVLEVAPGIHWLRLPLPFALNHINLWAIADDDGWALVDTGLRSDDTMRVWRELFANASDPRPLTRVFVTHMHPDHIGMAGWLTRKFGARLWMTRLEYLTCRTMVADTGREAPADGIGFYRRAGWGPESIESYRVRFGNFGKYIHTLPDSYRRLRDGEELRIGAHTWRVVVGNGHSPEHACFHCPALKVLISGDQVLPRISSNVSVYPTEPDADPMADWYASLAKVKQEVPDDVLVLPSHNECFRGLHARIDALKQGQDRAFERLRRTLAEPKRAIDVFGALFGRSISEADVHLLGMATGESIACLNHLVLRGEVRRETDANGVDWYRCPEPARSAPAQRIAPAS, encoded by the coding sequence ATGTCGGACGGCTTGGAAGATATCGATGCGGAAGTCAGACCGAAGTTGGAGTACCCATTCGACGCGCCGCCGGAACGCGGGCGCGTGCTGGAGGTGGCGCCCGGCATCCACTGGCTGCGCCTGCCGCTGCCCTTTGCGCTGAACCACATCAACCTGTGGGCCATCGCCGACGACGATGGCTGGGCCCTGGTCGACACGGGACTGCGCTCCGACGACACCATGCGGGTCTGGCGCGAGTTGTTCGCCAACGCATCGGACCCGCGCCCGCTGACCCGCGTGTTCGTCACGCACATGCACCCCGACCACATCGGCATGGCCGGCTGGCTCACCCGCAAGTTCGGCGCGCGCCTGTGGATGACGCGGCTGGAGTACCTCACCTGCCGGACGATGGTCGCCGATACCGGCCGCGAGGCGCCCGCTGACGGCATCGGGTTCTACCGGCGCGCCGGCTGGGGCCCCGAGTCGATCGAGAGTTACCGCGTTCGCTTCGGCAACTTCGGCAAATACATCCATACCCTGCCCGACAGCTACCGCCGCCTGCGCGACGGCGAGGAACTGCGCATCGGCGCCCACACCTGGCGCGTCGTCGTGGGCAACGGCCACTCGCCCGAGCACGCCTGCTTCCACTGCCCCGCGCTCAAGGTCTTGATTTCGGGCGACCAAGTGCTGCCCCGGATCTCCTCGAATGTGTCGGTCTACCCCACCGAGCCGGACGCCGACCCGATGGCCGACTGGTATGCGTCGCTGGCGAAAGTCAAGCAGGAAGTGCCCGACGACGTGCTGGTGCTGCCGTCCCACAACGAATGCTTCCGCGGTCTGCACGCCAGGATCGATGCGCTCAAGCAAGGCCAGGACCGCGCCTTCGAGCGCCTGCGGCGGACGCTGGCCGAGCCCAAGCGGGCCATCGACGTTTTTGGCGCATTGTTCGGGCGCTCCATCAGCGAGGCAGACGTGCACCTGCTCGGCATGGCCACCGGCGAAAGCATCGCTTGCCTGAACCACCTGGTGCTCCGGGGCGAAGTCCGCCGCGAGACCGATGCCAATGGCGTGGACTGGTACCGTTGCCCCGAGCCTGCGCGAAGCGCGCCCGCGCAACGAATTGCGCCAGCGTCTTGA
- a CDS encoding helix-turn-helix transcriptional regulator, with the protein MHPQRVESLSHGQRERLAYIDFRLYFFGEIGRPDLSGRFGVAPAGATRDLALYREIAPQNIEFDGSNKIYRIGRDFAPLFEHASQRVLSALALGFGDGVNGESHALLPCESPAVLSSPKMDVLAPICRAIHAKRPVAIRYHSMSSGESERVTVPFALVDTGLRWHVRAFDRKSSEFRDFVVTRIEAPTLVDEEPKANERPDNDIQWTRIVELNLVPHPRLARSEIIRMDYGMTGGSIRMRVRAAVAGYMLLRWSVDASPDHSLKEEQYRLWLSDPLALYGVENAKLAPGYRPPAAHTKK; encoded by the coding sequence ATGCACCCCCAACGCGTCGAAAGCCTAAGCCACGGCCAGCGTGAGCGGTTGGCGTACATCGACTTCCGGCTCTACTTCTTCGGCGAGATTGGTCGCCCTGACCTGAGCGGACGTTTCGGAGTGGCTCCAGCAGGTGCAACGCGAGACCTCGCCCTGTACCGCGAGATCGCGCCCCAGAACATCGAGTTTGATGGCAGCAACAAGATCTATCGCATCGGCAGGGACTTCGCCCCTCTGTTTGAGCACGCATCACAGCGTGTGCTGTCTGCGCTCGCTCTGGGGTTCGGGGATGGCGTCAATGGGGAGTCACACGCCCTGCTGCCCTGCGAATCACCAGCCGTCTTGAGCAGTCCCAAGATGGACGTGTTGGCTCCGATTTGTCGCGCCATCCACGCTAAGCGCCCGGTAGCGATCCGCTACCACTCGATGAGCAGCGGCGAGTCCGAGCGGGTCACCGTGCCCTTTGCCTTGGTCGACACCGGGCTGCGCTGGCACGTCCGGGCCTTTGATCGCAAGAGCAGCGAGTTCCGCGACTTCGTCGTCACGCGCATCGAAGCGCCGACCTTGGTTGACGAGGAACCCAAGGCCAACGAGCGCCCTGACAACGACATTCAGTGGACGCGGATCGTGGAGTTGAACTTGGTGCCGCACCCGCGCCTCGCCCGCTCCGAGATCATCAGGATGGACTACGGGATGACCGGCGGCTCGATCCGGATGCGAGTCCGTGCGGCGGTCGCTGGTTACATGCTGCTGCGCTGGAGCGTAGACGCATCGCCCGATCACAGCCTCAAGGAAGAACAGTACCGCCTGTGGCTCAGCGACCCGTTGGCCTTGTATGGGGTGGAGAACGCCAAGCTCGCGCCAGGGTATCGCCCTCCGGCAGCGCACACAAAGAAATGA
- a CDS encoding type I restriction endonuclease subunit R codes for MSEDRKPFRYEPIALSNESTVVAEFQPDAPSVREATYQSEAALEKAFIQQLQLQAYDYLTITSEVDLLANLRRQLEKLNKISFSDAEWERFFTTSIAGANDGFLEKTARIQEDHIQVLKRDDGTTKNVYLIDKANIHNNALQVINQYETPVGENAGARATCFDVTVLVNGLPMVQVELKRRGVDIREAFNQINRYQRDSFWAGSGLFEYVQLFVISNGTLTKYYSNTVRYGHLNEQPARRGKGGSKSKTSNSFSFTSWWADAKNQPITELIGFTKTFFAKHSLLNVLTKYCVFDVDRKLLVMRPYQIVAAERILQRIATATNHKQLGTVAAGGYIWHTTGSGKTLTSFKAAQLARGLPNIDKVLFVVDRKDLDYQTMREYERFEKGAANSNTSTAVLQRQLEDPNARIIITTIQKLSRFVTKNKKHPVYEAHVVVIFDECHRSQFGDMHAEITRVFQRYHLFGFTGTPIFAENSGTTGGPLRCTTAQVFGDKLHTYTIVDAINDKNVLPFRIDYINTIKTQATIRDKKVSAIDTERALLAPERITQIVDYIREHFDQKTKRASRYCHDGKRLAGFNSLFACASIDAAKRYYAKFAEQKKTIPEAQRLKVGLIYSFAANEEESDGILGEEEFETEGLDASSRDFLDAAIQDYNALFGTSFDTSADKFQNYYKDLSQRLKKRELDLVIVVNMFLTGFDATTLNTLWADKNLKAHGLIQAYSRTNRILNSVKTYGNIVSFRNLEQETNDALALFGNKDAKGIVLLKPYAEYYKEYEKRVGDLVAGFPLGKSIVGEAAQKAFIKLFGSILRLKNILTAFDDFSGHEILSEREFQDYQSLYLNLYAEFRSTSEAEKESINDDVVFEIELIKQVEINVDYILLLVEQYLKKKGTGDDKEIRATIERAINSSPSLRNKKDLIESFVDSVTTKTKVDAQWQSFVATKKTEELERIISEENLNAEATRTFIDNAFRDGSIAATGTAVTKILPPVSRFSKSNGHATKKQTVLDKLAAFFERYFGMA; via the coding sequence ATGAGCGAAGACCGCAAACCTTTCCGCTATGAGCCGATTGCGCTATCCAACGAGAGCACGGTTGTCGCCGAATTTCAGCCCGATGCGCCGAGCGTGCGCGAGGCCACCTATCAAAGCGAAGCCGCGTTGGAAAAGGCCTTCATCCAGCAACTTCAACTGCAGGCGTATGACTACCTGACCATCACCTCGGAAGTCGATCTGCTGGCCAATCTGCGTCGCCAACTGGAAAAGCTCAACAAAATCAGCTTTTCCGATGCCGAGTGGGAGCGATTTTTCACCACCAGCATTGCCGGTGCCAACGACGGCTTCCTCGAAAAAACCGCCCGCATTCAAGAAGATCACATTCAAGTCTTGAAGCGCGACGACGGCACCACCAAGAACGTCTACCTGATCGACAAGGCCAACATCCACAACAACGCCTTGCAGGTGATCAACCAATACGAAACGCCTGTGGGTGAAAACGCGGGGGCGCGTGCGACCTGCTTCGATGTGACCGTGCTGGTCAACGGCCTGCCGATGGTGCAGGTCGAATTGAAGCGCCGAGGCGTGGATATTCGCGAGGCATTCAATCAGATCAACCGCTACCAGCGCGACAGCTTCTGGGCAGGCTCGGGCCTGTTCGAGTATGTGCAGCTCTTCGTCATCAGCAATGGCACGCTGACCAAGTACTACAGCAACACCGTGCGCTACGGGCATTTGAACGAGCAACCCGCCCGGCGTGGAAAAGGCGGCAGCAAGAGCAAGACCTCCAACAGCTTTTCCTTCACCAGCTGGTGGGCCGACGCGAAAAACCAGCCTATCACCGAGCTGATCGGTTTCACCAAGACCTTCTTTGCAAAACATTCGCTGCTGAACGTCCTCACCAAATACTGCGTGTTCGATGTGGATCGCAAGCTGCTGGTGATGCGGCCCTACCAGATCGTGGCCGCCGAGCGCATCCTGCAACGCATTGCCACCGCCACCAATCACAAACAGTTGGGTACCGTAGCGGCGGGCGGCTACATCTGGCACACCACCGGCTCTGGCAAAACGCTGACCAGCTTCAAGGCGGCGCAGCTAGCCCGAGGCTTGCCGAATATCGACAAGGTGCTGTTCGTGGTGGATCGCAAGGATCTGGACTACCAGACCATGCGCGAGTACGAACGCTTCGAGAAAGGCGCGGCCAACTCGAACACGTCCACTGCGGTGCTGCAACGGCAATTGGAAGACCCGAACGCGCGCATCATCATCACCACTATTCAGAAGCTTTCCCGCTTCGTCACCAAGAACAAGAAGCACCCGGTGTATGAGGCGCATGTGGTGGTGATCTTCGACGAATGCCACCGCAGCCAGTTTGGCGACATGCACGCCGAAATCACCCGGGTGTTCCAGCGCTATCACCTGTTTGGCTTTACCGGCACGCCCATCTTTGCCGAGAACTCCGGCACCACCGGCGGCCCGCTGCGGTGTACCACTGCGCAGGTCTTTGGCGACAAACTGCACACCTACACCATCGTCGATGCCATCAACGACAAAAACGTGCTGCCGTTTCGCATCGACTACATCAACACGATCAAGACGCAAGCGACTATCCGCGACAAAAAGGTGTCAGCCATCGACACCGAGCGGGCGCTGTTGGCACCGGAGCGCATCACGCAGATCGTGGACTACATCCGCGAGCACTTCGATCAGAAGACCAAGCGCGCCAGCCGCTACTGTCACGACGGCAAGCGCCTCGCAGGCTTCAATTCGCTGTTCGCCTGCGCCTCCATCGACGCCGCAAAACGCTACTATGCGAAGTTCGCCGAGCAGAAAAAGACGATACCCGAGGCGCAGCGGCTCAAGGTCGGCCTGATATACAGCTTTGCCGCCAACGAGGAGGAATCCGATGGCATCTTGGGCGAGGAGGAGTTTGAAACCGAGGGACTGGATGCCAGCTCCCGCGATTTTCTGGATGCCGCCATCCAGGACTACAACGCGCTGTTCGGCACCAGCTTCGACACCAGCGCCGACAAGTTCCAGAACTACTACAAGGACTTGTCGCAGCGCCTGAAAAAGCGTGAGCTGGATTTGGTGATCGTGGTCAACATGTTCTTGACCGGCTTCGATGCCACCACGCTCAATACCCTGTGGGCGGACAAGAACCTCAAGGCGCACGGCTTGATTCAGGCGTACTCGCGCACCAACCGTATCCTCAACTCGGTCAAGACCTACGGCAACATCGTCTCTTTCCGCAATCTGGAGCAAGAAACCAACGACGCGCTCGCCCTGTTCGGCAACAAGGACGCCAAGGGCATCGTGCTGCTGAAGCCTTACGCCGAGTACTACAAGGAGTACGAGAAGCGGGTCGGGGATCTGGTGGCCGGATTTCCGCTCGGCAAGTCCATCGTCGGCGAGGCGGCACAGAAGGCGTTCATCAAGCTGTTCGGGTCGATCTTGCGGCTGAAGAACATCCTGACGGCCTTCGACGATTTCTCAGGCCATGAAATCCTCTCCGAGCGCGAGTTTCAGGATTACCAGAGCCTGTACCTGAACCTGTACGCCGAATTCCGCAGCACGTCGGAAGCGGAGAAGGAATCGATCAACGACGATGTGGTGTTCGAGATCGAACTCATCAAGCAGGTCGAAATCAACGTCGATTACATCCTGCTGTTGGTCGAACAGTACCTGAAGAAGAAAGGCACGGGCGACGACAAGGAAATCCGAGCCACCATAGAGCGCGCCATCAATTCGAGCCCCAGCCTGCGCAACAAGAAGGACTTGATCGAGTCTTTCGTGGATTCGGTGACTACCAAGACCAAGGTGGACGCGCAATGGCAGTCCTTTGTGGCGACGAAAAAGACCGAGGAGCTGGAACGCATCATCTCGGAAGAAAACCTCAACGCCGAAGCCACGCGCACCTTCATCGACAACGCCTTCCGCGATGGCAGCATCGCAGCCACCGGCACCGCCGTCACCAAAATCCTGCCGCCTGTGTCGAGGTTCTCCAAGAGCAATGGCCATGCGACCAAAAAGCAAACGGTGCTGGACAAACTCGCCGCGTTCTTCGAGCGTTATTTTGGGATGGCCTGA
- a CDS encoding restriction endonuclease subunit S codes for MSRIDELIAEHCPNGVEFKPLGECISKNLGGGTPSRSVASYWDGDIPWASVGDLSIPGNFIRTTRSLITKDGLKNSPSNVIRAGDVIVAVKISPGKMKIAATDIAINQDLRGLTLHDFIDSSFLVYYFQTFSIIGNGTIVKGITTDTLERVKVPVPPLEVQREIVKVLDTFTELEAELEAELEAELEARRRQYKYYRDALFSFDERMSGASKQASKQASKQASKQAISIRWMTLSEVGKFMRGRRFTKADYVEDGVGCIHYGEIYTHYGTSANEVISHVRPEMKSGLRFAKPGDVVVADVGETVEDVGKAVAWMGTDDVAIHDHCYAFRHSMNPKFVSYCMQTTSFISEKAKYVARTKVNTLLIDGFSKIRIPVPPLEEQERIVAILDKFDALVSDISFGLPAEIKARRQQYEHYRDRLLTFKEAA; via the coding sequence ATGAGCCGAATTGATGAGTTGATTGCCGAGCACTGTCCAAATGGCGTGGAGTTCAAGCCGCTTGGTGAGTGCATATCCAAAAATCTTGGTGGCGGTACCCCCTCGCGTTCTGTTGCGAGCTATTGGGATGGTGATATTCCATGGGCTTCCGTTGGTGATCTCTCCATTCCCGGAAACTTCATTCGCACAACACGATCTTTGATTACCAAAGACGGACTTAAGAACAGTCCAAGCAACGTTATACGTGCTGGCGATGTAATTGTTGCCGTCAAAATTTCCCCAGGAAAAATGAAAATTGCCGCAACGGACATTGCGATCAATCAAGACCTTCGCGGCCTGACGCTTCATGATTTCATCGACAGCAGTTTTCTCGTTTATTACTTTCAGACTTTTTCAATTATTGGAAATGGCACCATCGTCAAAGGCATCACGACCGACACACTTGAAAGAGTGAAAGTTCCTGTACCGCCGCTCGAAGTGCAACGTGAAATTGTGAAAGTGCTGGACACTTTCACTGAACTGGAGGCGGAACTGGAGGCGGAACTGGAGGCGGAACTGGAGGCGCGTCGGCGGCAGTACAAGTACTACCGCGACGCGCTGTTCAGTTTCGATGAGCGCATGAGCGGCGCAAGCAAGCAAGCAAGCAAGCAAGCAAGCAAGCAAGCAAGCAAGCAAGCAATAAGTATAAGGTGGATGACCTTGAGTGAAGTCGGAAAATTCATGCGCGGACGCCGTTTCACCAAGGCTGACTATGTCGAGGACGGTGTGGGCTGCATTCACTACGGCGAGATTTACACCCACTACGGCACATCGGCGAATGAGGTGATTTCACACGTGCGCCCCGAAATGAAATCAGGCTTACGCTTTGCGAAACCGGGCGACGTGGTGGTCGCCGATGTGGGCGAAACCGTTGAGGATGTTGGCAAAGCTGTGGCGTGGATGGGCACTGACGACGTGGCTATTCACGATCACTGCTACGCCTTCCGCCATTCGATGAATCCGAAATTTGTGTCTTACTGCATGCAGACCACTTCGTTCATCTCCGAAAAGGCCAAATATGTGGCGCGCACCAAGGTCAACACATTACTAATCGACGGCTTTTCCAAGATTCGTATTCCCGTTCCGCCGCTCGAAGAACAAGAGCGCATCGTTGCTATCCTCGATAAATTTGACGCGCTGGTAAGCGATATTTCTTTCGGCCTGCCCGCCGAAATCAAGGCGCGTCGTCAGCAGTACGAGCATTACCGCGACCGGCTGCTCACTTTCAAGGAAGCCGCATGA
- a CDS encoding MFS transporter, translated as MQAAVGERSSLNLILARVLLPFALAHFVSYFFRTVNAVVYPDLAHDLGLAADSIGLLTGAYFFAFAAAQLPVGVALDRFGPRKVQVPMLMIATVGAALFSYAHSLTELIIARGLIGFGVAGSLMAAIKASSLWLPQERLPLSTAVLLSVGGMGAMASTAPMHAILQHTDWRGAFIGLGVCTLAVSLLILAVVPEHPKKQETRFLEMAAAVKQLYSSWSFWRLGLYSIFAHATYMAVQGLWMGPWLRDVAHLERTAVANVLLAGTVAMVAGSLAFGWITDYLRKFGVKPILVCGVGIWAFALFQFLMIYASGIDPFVVAVGFSFFGTATTMNYAIVAQSVPVHLTGRVSTAFNLLVFLLAFVVQWGMGSILNHWMPDNGAYPKVAYQYTLGIILALQIPGLLLWLTFKPWVRNETAPAA; from the coding sequence GTGCAGGCTGCTGTGGGGGAGCGCAGCAGCCTGAATCTGATACTGGCCAGGGTGCTCCTGCCCTTTGCGCTGGCGCACTTCGTGTCGTATTTTTTCCGGACGGTCAATGCCGTGGTCTACCCCGATCTGGCGCATGACCTGGGGCTGGCGGCGGACAGCATCGGCCTGCTCACCGGGGCTTATTTCTTTGCCTTCGCTGCTGCCCAACTGCCGGTGGGCGTGGCGCTGGACCGCTTCGGGCCACGCAAGGTGCAGGTGCCGATGCTGATGATCGCCACCGTTGGCGCGGCCCTGTTTTCCTATGCGCACAGCCTCACTGAGCTGATCATCGCCCGGGGCCTGATCGGCTTTGGTGTTGCCGGCTCATTGATGGCAGCGATCAAGGCCAGCTCGCTGTGGCTGCCCCAGGAGCGCCTGCCGCTTTCCACAGCGGTGCTACTGTCGGTAGGCGGCATGGGCGCCATGGCGTCGACGGCGCCCATGCATGCCATTCTTCAGCACACCGACTGGCGCGGCGCCTTCATCGGGCTGGGGGTCTGCACCCTGGCGGTGAGTCTGCTGATTCTTGCGGTGGTGCCCGAGCATCCCAAGAAGCAGGAAACCCGGTTTCTGGAGATGGCCGCCGCCGTCAAGCAGCTCTATAGCTCCTGGTCATTCTGGCGACTGGGCCTGTATTCCATCTTTGCCCATGCAACCTACATGGCCGTGCAAGGCTTGTGGATGGGCCCCTGGCTGCGTGATGTCGCACACCTGGAACGCACGGCTGTGGCGAACGTGCTGCTGGCAGGCACTGTGGCCATGGTCGCTGGCTCGCTGGCCTTTGGATGGATCACCGATTACCTGCGCAAATTCGGCGTCAAACCAATTCTGGTCTGTGGCGTCGGCATCTGGGCGTTTGCCCTGTTCCAGTTCCTGATGATCTACGCCAGCGGCATCGATCCTTTTGTGGTTGCCGTCGGATTCAGCTTCTTCGGGACGGCAACCACAATGAACTATGCCATCGTTGCCCAGAGCGTTCCGGTGCACCTGACAGGACGTGTGAGCACCGCATTCAACCTGCTGGTGTTCCTGCTCGCCTTTGTCGTCCAATGGGGCATGGGCAGCATTCTCAACCACTGGATGCCCGACAACGGTGCCTATCCCAAGGTGGCCTACCAATATACGCTCGGGATCATTCTTGCACTGCAGATCCCGGGGCTGCTGCTGTGGCTGACCTTCAAGCCCTGGGTGCGAAACGAGACGGCGCCGGCCGCCTGA